ATTAATAATAAGAAACGCCGGTTGGAATTTTCCTCCCGGATGAGAATGTGATCCCGTCCGGCTTCTTCGAGATATCCACGGAATGCGGTGGGTTCTTGACCTTCAAACGTCAGATAAAAGGTACCCAGTTTTCCGCGGTTCAGTCGTAAAATATTTTCAATATAAGATTGCTGATTGGTCAGCTGCCCGTTGCCATTTCCATTTCCGTTACTGGGTTGGGCATATTGTCTATATGGATAAGTTGGGTAAAAACTTCCCGTCGCTGCAGGATAGTAATAGTATGGGTTCGGATAGGCAGGCTGTGGATTATTTATTGGCTGATTCGGGTTTATTTGATCACTCATTATTCCACTCTCCTTTTCGATAAAGAAATTGCATTCTATTTACCAAAAATCTTTCTTCCGGTATACATCAGGACATTCACCTTCAGAGGCACATAAAAATAATGTTCTTTGTATCTTTCTGTATTCCATTGACCATATCACTGGTCAGGGCAAGCATCTTCAGGCATAAAAACCAAAGCGAATTCAAAGCCGGGTACTGTATTTCACCTGGAAGCACGCTGCTTCTGCATGCATTCGCCGGGTAAGTTAATCAACGCCCGCTTCATAATGAGCAATAATTGCCATAGATCAACCTCATTTCTTGAAAAAATCTTCAGTGTCAGCTCATTAATGATATGTATGTAGGAAAGGATATCTTCATGATACATTTTTGTATAAAAAAAGAGACCTTTTACAGTCTCTTTTTTAATATACATTATGATAATGCAAGATAATCAGCGAGTTCATCCGTTGCTAAGTAATTACCCATGATGAAGTCACCAAACTCAGCATATTTCGTTGTTACTTCATCAAAACGCATTTCATAAACGATTTTTTTAAATTGTAATGGATCATGAGCAAATAAGGTAACGCCCCATTCCCACTCATCCAGACCAATCGATCCAGTGATGATTTCTTTGACTTTACCGGCATATTTACGTCCAGTCATGCCATGCTCATAAAGTAATTTCGTACGTTCATCTTTATCAATTGTGAACCAGTTTGCGTCCGAATTACGGCGTCGTGCCATTGGATAGAAACAAGCATGTTCCCATTTCGGCATCGTTGGTTTTAAGCGTTCTTTCACGTATGGGGAAAGCTCCCGGTCATCACCGGCTTTCATTGGGTCATGCATCGTCATTTCGATAATAGACACATAGGAATAGCCCGGGATTAAGAAATCACCTAGTATCGTTTTATTGATAGCTGTTTTAATTTCTTCCAGCTCGTCCATGGTTTCACGTAAGAAAATAAACATCAGGTCGGCCTTATTTCCAACAACTTTAAAGATATTGTGACTGCCTTCTTTATTTTCTTCTACGGTTTCCCATTGTTTAATAAGTTCTTTAAACTCATTGATCGCTTGATTTCTTTCGTCTTCAGAGATGGATTTCCAAGCTGTCCAGTCAAAATGACGCGTGTCATGTAATGCGGACCAGCCATCTACAGTTACTACGGGTTCTGCCATCGTTTATACACTCCTTCATAAATGAAAATACTGATTCTATATTAACTATAGCATAACCAGAAGGGGAGAATCATATAAAAAAAGGCATAAAATCATGTTATCTCGTGTATTGTCAAGGGTTTGTCAAAATTGGAAAGGGTGTATATCATTGGTAGAAAAATCTAAAAAATCAGCAGATATCGCCGTTGGACAAAAGAAAACGGATGTAATCCTTTTCACTGATTTTCCAGGGTTCAAGGCTTTATTTGTACGGTTAAATGATATATCATGAAAGAGAATATGAAGGTAAATTAGACCGTTTTTTCAAGTGAAAAAATTAACAACGATTCAATGAACGTGGTAACGATATGAGGAGGTTTCATCATGGGTTTATTTGAACAATTAACCGAGAAAGTAAAAGGAAATAACAAACGTATTGTATTCCCTGAAGGTTTAGATGAACGGATACTGACAGCGGCAAGCCGACTGGCTGAAGACGGCGTGCTTACACCTGTTGTCATTGGCAATAAACAAGAGGTGGAACAAAAGTGCGCAGATTTAAATATACAGACAGCTGGACTTGAAATCGTCGACCCTGCAACCGACGAAGGATTTCAAGAAATGGTGGAGGCTTTTGTAGAAAGAAGAAAAGGAAAAGCCACCGAAGAAGATGCGAAAAAAATATTGTTAGATGAAAATTATTTTGGTACGATGCTCGTTTATTTAAATAAAGCAGATGGTCTTGTAAGTGGTGCGGCGCATTCCACAGCGGATACAGTGCGCCCGGCATTACAGATTATTAAGACGAAAGAAGGCGTACAGAAAACTTCCGGCGTCTTCATTATGGTAAAAGGGGAAGAAAAATATGTCTTTGCTGATTGCGCCATTAATATTACACCAGACAGCAATGACTTGGCAGAAATTGCGGTAGAAAGTGCCAAAACAGGTGCTTTATTTGATGTTGATCCCCGTGTCGCTATGCTCAGCTTTTCAACTGCCGGTTCTGCGAAATCACCGGAGACAGAAAAGGTGACGGATGCATTAAGCCTTGCAAAGGAAAAAGATACATCCCTTGTTATTGACGGGGAATTTCAATTTGATGCAGCATTTGTACCAAGTGTGGCAGAGAAAAAAGCACCGGATTCCGTGATTAAAGGGGATGCTAATGTATTTATATTCCCAAGTTTGGAAGCTGGTAATATTGGCTATAAAATTGCACAGCGCCTGGGCGGTTTTGAAGCAGTCGGTCC
The nucleotide sequence above comes from Oceanobacillus timonensis. Encoded proteins:
- the hemQ gene encoding hydrogen peroxide-dependent heme synthase, with the translated sequence MAEPVVTVDGWSALHDTRHFDWTAWKSISEDERNQAINEFKELIKQWETVEENKEGSHNIFKVVGNKADLMFIFLRETMDELEEIKTAINKTILGDFLIPGYSYVSIIEMTMHDPMKAGDDRELSPYVKERLKPTMPKWEHACFYPMARRRNSDANWFTIDKDERTKLLYEHGMTGRKYAGKVKEIITGSIGLDEWEWGVTLFAHDPLQFKKIVYEMRFDEVTTKYAEFGDFIMGNYLATDELADYLALS
- the gerQ gene encoding spore coat protein GerQ, encoding MSDQINPNQPINNPQPAYPNPYYYYPAATGSFYPTYPYRQYAQPSNGNGNGNGQLTNQQSYIENILRLNRGKLGTFYLTFEGQEPTAFRGYLEEAGRDHILIREENSNRRFLLLMVYLDYVLFDEEINYAYPFSDQQ
- the pta gene encoding phosphate acetyltransferase, with the protein product MGLFEQLTEKVKGNNKRIVFPEGLDERILTAASRLAEDGVLTPVVIGNKQEVEQKCADLNIQTAGLEIVDPATDEGFQEMVEAFVERRKGKATEEDAKKILLDENYFGTMLVYLNKADGLVSGAAHSTADTVRPALQIIKTKEGVQKTSGVFIMVKGEEKYVFADCAINITPDSNDLAEIAVESAKTGALFDVDPRVAMLSFSTAGSAKSPETEKVTDALSLAKEKDTSLVIDGEFQFDAAFVPSVAEKKAPDSVIKGDANVFIFPSLEAGNIGYKIAQRLGGFEAVGPILQGLNKPVNDLSRGCSAEDVYNLALITAAQATAE